The following coding sequences are from one Rathayibacter sp. VKM Ac-2760 window:
- a CDS encoding FAD-dependent oxidoreductase — translation MIRTDAHSRESLWRAGAAPIPGDSFVPGAHYDDVVVGAGLSGLVTALLLQRSGRRVLVLEARTVGAVTTGASTAKLSLLQGAHLSRIAARNTPAVTRAYVAANLAGFGWLVDYLREAGVPVQRRTAYSYAQTPDGVPAVLREHETARRFGLGTRLVGELDVPFPSTAAVALDDQAEFDPMAVLAALAADFRAAGGVLVQGVRALGMRASAPVRVRTSAGEVTGERAYLLTGTPILDRGLYFAKQVALRSYTVAFRGVDAVPEGMFLSVDEPSRSIRDVERDGERLLLVGGNGHPVGRRPRTQESLDDLVAWTRRSFPAAEPVAQWSAQDYEAFHRVPFVGWLPRGRGRIFFASGYDKWGMTNAVQAALTLVGDSRGETPPWAKVLHRRPTLPRVMAEGAGALAAVGAWYARGYGSVLRAPRSENVVPEEGQGSLARDGLQPVAVSTVDGRRCAVSAVCPHLGGVVTWNGAERSWDCPLHGSRFAADGSVLEGPAVTPLAPLR, via the coding sequence ATGATCCGAACCGACGCGCACTCGCGCGAATCGCTCTGGCGGGCCGGTGCCGCGCCGATCCCGGGCGACTCCTTCGTCCCCGGAGCGCACTACGACGACGTTGTCGTCGGCGCCGGCCTCTCCGGCCTCGTCACGGCGCTCCTGCTCCAGCGCAGCGGCCGCCGCGTGCTCGTCCTCGAGGCGCGCACGGTCGGCGCGGTGACCACCGGTGCCAGCACCGCCAAGCTGAGCCTGCTCCAGGGCGCGCACCTGTCGAGGATCGCCGCCCGCAACACCCCGGCCGTCACCCGGGCCTACGTCGCCGCGAACCTCGCCGGGTTCGGCTGGCTCGTCGACTACCTGCGCGAGGCCGGGGTGCCGGTGCAGCGCCGGACCGCCTACAGCTACGCGCAGACCCCCGACGGCGTCCCCGCGGTGCTGCGGGAGCACGAGACCGCCCGCCGCTTCGGCCTCGGGACCCGCCTCGTCGGCGAGCTCGACGTCCCGTTCCCGAGCACCGCCGCCGTCGCGCTCGACGACCAGGCCGAGTTCGATCCGATGGCGGTGCTGGCGGCGCTCGCCGCCGACTTCCGCGCGGCGGGCGGCGTGCTCGTGCAGGGCGTGCGGGCGCTCGGGATGCGCGCGAGCGCCCCGGTGCGCGTCCGCACCAGCGCCGGCGAGGTGACCGGCGAGCGGGCCTACCTGCTCACCGGGACGCCGATCCTGGACCGCGGTCTGTACTTCGCGAAGCAGGTCGCGCTCCGCTCCTACACCGTCGCCTTCCGCGGCGTCGACGCGGTGCCGGAGGGCATGTTCCTCTCGGTCGACGAGCCCTCGCGCTCGATCCGCGACGTGGAGCGCGACGGCGAGCGGCTGCTCCTGGTCGGCGGGAACGGTCACCCGGTCGGCCGACGCCCGCGCACGCAGGAGAGCCTCGACGACCTCGTCGCGTGGACCCGCCGCTCCTTCCCCGCTGCCGAGCCGGTCGCGCAGTGGAGCGCCCAGGACTACGAGGCGTTCCACCGCGTCCCCTTCGTCGGCTGGCTGCCGCGCGGCCGCGGGCGGATCTTCTTCGCCTCCGGCTACGACAAGTGGGGGATGACCAACGCGGTGCAGGCGGCGCTCACGCTCGTCGGCGACTCCCGGGGCGAGACCCCGCCGTGGGCGAAGGTCCTGCACCGGCGGCCCACCCTGCCCCGGGTGATGGCGGAGGGCGCCGGTGCGCTCGCCGCGGTCGGCGCCTGGTACGCCCGCGGCTACGGCTCGGTGCTGCGCGCACCGCGGTCGGAGAACGTGGTGCCGGAGGAGGGCCAGGGCTCGCTCGCCCGCGACGGCCTCCAGCCGGTCGCGGTCTCGACCGTCGACGGCCGCCGCTGCGCCGTCTCGGCCGTCTGCCCGCACCTCGGCGGCGTCGTCACCTGGAACGGAGCGGAGCGCAGCTGGGACTGCCCGCTGCACGGCTCCCGCTTCGCGGCCGACGGCTCGGTGCTCGAGGGGCCGGCGGTCACCCCGCTCGCCCCGCTGCGCTGA
- the thiD gene encoding bifunctional hydroxymethylpyrimidine kinase/phosphomethylpyrimidine kinase, with protein sequence MSAALPAPAAIPRVLSIAGTDPTGGAGIQADLKSIGALGGYGMAVVTALVAQNTRGVRSVHLPPAAFLREQLDAVSDDVEIDAVKIGMIANAELGAVIAGWLDDVRPPLVVVDPVMIATSGHRLLDAEAEDAVRALVRRAHLVTPNLPELAVLAGAEPASDWPAALEQAASIARTLGTAVLVKGGHLDGPATPDAIVTPDGGAREVPGRRVTTRNTHGTGCSLSSAMATLLAGGEATPDALVLALTTAKDWLTGALRGADALRVGSGNGPIDHFHRLRVPAFCERMWAGTEALRAEIDALPFVSALGDGSLARDDFEWYLEQDALYLTEYARVLAVAAQRAPSTAEQVFWAESSASALAAEAQLHRDRLGERTTTASATTRGYVDHLLAAGARGGYGEIVAALLPCFWLYADLGERLAAANRPGHPYADWLVTYADPAFAVATERAIAITEAAAARATDAERAAMGDAFLRSSVFERDFFAAPLSRSPGGGRA encoded by the coding sequence ATGAGCGCCGCGCTCCCCGCTCCCGCCGCGATCCCCCGCGTCCTCAGCATCGCCGGCACCGACCCGACCGGCGGCGCCGGCATCCAGGCCGACCTGAAGTCGATCGGCGCGCTCGGTGGCTACGGGATGGCCGTGGTCACCGCGCTCGTCGCGCAGAACACCCGGGGGGTGCGATCCGTGCACCTGCCGCCGGCCGCGTTCCTCCGCGAGCAGCTCGACGCGGTGAGCGACGACGTCGAGATCGACGCGGTGAAGATCGGCATGATCGCGAACGCGGAGCTCGGCGCCGTGATCGCCGGCTGGCTCGACGACGTGCGCCCACCGCTCGTCGTCGTCGACCCGGTGATGATCGCGACCAGCGGGCACCGCCTGCTCGACGCGGAGGCGGAGGACGCGGTCCGCGCCCTGGTCCGCCGTGCCCACCTGGTCACCCCGAACCTCCCCGAGCTGGCCGTGCTCGCCGGCGCCGAGCCCGCCAGCGACTGGCCCGCCGCGCTCGAGCAGGCCGCCTCGATCGCCCGTACCCTCGGCACGGCCGTCCTGGTCAAGGGCGGGCACCTCGACGGCCCGGCGACTCCGGACGCGATCGTCACCCCTGACGGCGGCGCCCGCGAGGTGCCGGGACGGCGCGTCACCACCCGGAACACGCACGGCACCGGCTGCTCGCTCTCCTCCGCGATGGCGACGCTCCTGGCGGGCGGCGAGGCGACTCCGGACGCGCTGGTCCTCGCGCTGACGACGGCGAAGGACTGGCTGACCGGCGCCCTCCGCGGCGCCGACGCGCTCCGGGTCGGCAGCGGCAACGGCCCCATCGACCACTTCCACCGGCTGCGCGTCCCCGCCTTCTGCGAGCGGATGTGGGCCGGGACGGAGGCCCTCCGCGCCGAGATCGACGCGCTCCCCTTCGTCTCGGCCCTCGGCGACGGCTCCCTCGCCCGCGACGACTTCGAGTGGTACCTGGAGCAGGACGCGCTCTACCTCACCGAGTACGCCCGGGTCCTCGCCGTCGCCGCCCAGCGCGCGCCGAGCACCGCCGAGCAGGTCTTCTGGGCGGAGTCGTCCGCCTCGGCCCTCGCGGCGGAGGCGCAGCTGCACCGCGACCGCCTCGGCGAGCGCACGACGACCGCCTCGGCCACCACCCGCGGCTACGTCGACCACCTGCTCGCGGCCGGCGCCCGCGGCGGCTACGGCGAGATCGTCGCCGCCCTGCTGCCGTGCTTCTGGCTCTACGCCGACCTCGGCGAGCGCCTCGCCGCGGCGAACCGGCCGGGCCACCCCTACGCGGACTGGCTGGTGACCTACGCCGATCCCGCGTTCGCCGTCGCGACCGAGCGCGCGATCGCGATCACCGAGGCGGCCGCCGCCCGCGCCACGGACGCGGAACGCGCCGCCATGGGCGACGCGTTCCTGCGCTCGAGCGTCTTCGAGCGCGACTTCTTCGCGGCTCCGCTCAGCCGATCGCCTGGCGGAGGACGTGCATGA
- the thiM gene encoding hydroxyethylthiazole kinase yields the protein MSIRTPAHPTLPDGAAVARDLARLRSAAPLVQCITNAVVTGFTANSLLALGASPAMCDLPGEAGVFARIASATLVNLGTPGAEQRDGALEAVAAANDAGTPWVLDPVAVGPLPVRTALAAELLEARPAIIRGNASEILALAGLGAGGRGVDAVDGPEDALDAAHSLARRSGAAVAVSGAVDVITDGERVVRVTGGHPLLTRVTGGGCALGAVMAAFLGAQDSDALGAAVAASVVWGLAAESAAAGASGPGSFAVGLLDALAALTADEVESGARIA from the coding sequence ATGAGCATTCGCACGCCTGCCCACCCGACCCTCCCCGACGGTGCGGCCGTCGCCCGAGACCTGGCACGGCTGCGCTCCGCAGCGCCGCTCGTGCAGTGCATCACCAACGCGGTGGTGACCGGCTTCACCGCGAACAGCCTGCTCGCGCTCGGCGCCAGCCCCGCGATGTGCGACCTGCCCGGCGAGGCCGGCGTCTTCGCCCGGATCGCCTCCGCGACGCTGGTGAACCTCGGCACCCCGGGCGCCGAGCAGCGCGACGGCGCGCTGGAGGCGGTCGCCGCGGCGAACGACGCCGGGACCCCCTGGGTGCTCGACCCCGTCGCCGTCGGCCCGCTCCCCGTCCGCACCGCCCTGGCCGCGGAGCTGCTGGAGGCGCGGCCGGCGATCATCCGCGGCAACGCCTCCGAGATCCTCGCCCTCGCGGGTCTCGGCGCGGGCGGTCGCGGCGTCGACGCGGTCGACGGCCCGGAGGACGCGCTCGACGCGGCGCACTCGCTCGCCCGGCGCTCGGGCGCCGCGGTCGCCGTCTCGGGTGCCGTCGACGTGATCACCGACGGCGAGCGCGTCGTCCGCGTCACCGGCGGGCACCCGCTGCTCACCCGCGTCACCGGCGGCGGCTGCGCCCTCGGCGCGGTGATGGCCGCGTTCCTCGGCGCACAGGACTCCGACGCGCTCGGGGCAGCGGTCGCCGCCTCCGTGGTCTGGGGCCTCGCCGCCGAGAGCGCGGCCGCCGGCGCGAGCGGTCCCGGCTCCTTCGCGGTCGGGCTGCTCGACGCCCTCGCCGCGCTCACCGCCGACGAGGTCGAGAGCGGAGCGCGGATCGCATGA
- a CDS encoding SMC family ATPase: MRIRRLSFAGLGPFRAEQEIDFDRLEDVGIYLIAGRTGAGKSTILDAISFALYGSVPRFDGTATRLRSDHSAPEDETFAELDFEAAGRLYRVRRSPEYERPAKRGGGTTRQSAKVALLERVDGEWRGLSSSARETGTDIGRIVGLTKDQFLQVILLAQNRFHEFLLAKNDDRQRLLRTLFATERYDLLRRRLVEQRHESGAALEEERAAVTALADEAVRLAGDEEPAPAVLDTDWFRSLVTRLDPHLALARDEVAAADAASRAAETARDEARLVKRAQDRRRSALIEAEELAVAESLVVRERERIERARRAEGVLPLLKGARSAAERSAAADRSRDSAAEAFTAALDEPADRAAAAQAAERLAATLGALTEALADERTLPEAVRLAERTVTARERSAAALAVLDRELRALPALLDALSAEEDALAPDASALPARSEELASLERRIRAAAERASAATALDRLRTAHAETARAHGVRAAEHAELVARRFAGFAGELAGALVPGDPCPVCGSCEHPRPAEHGELPPVGTAEIEKARTAVDRAAAAMDAARAAESAGALALAALEERAGSTSAEELRAARVEAEHRLAGSRSAATRLEKLRRERSTLRVRSEELASALETARVGHQRLSSDEALAAEALRLLRERIDAHRDGAASIAERVAAITERRRLAEALVESEDAATARREAAEAAGIQLAEVVGDRGFASAEDAESAALTSGERARAEAVVAEHERRRSAVESVLADPELAGLPTAPVDLAAAEEEVRAASARRDDARSRHSVLEHRSARLGELAGRAEERLRTLDERLRRHEELRALAETIDGRGQNTRRMDLEAFALAGRLEEIVAAANLRLGAMTSGRYALVHDDSLAYRGAASGLGIDVLDAFTGARRQPASLSGGETFLASLALALGLADVVTMQSGGVSLETMFIDEGFGSLDAETLETALGTLDALRSGGRTIGLISHVDAMRERLPTGLRVVVSDRGDSTIATT, encoded by the coding sequence GTGAGGATCCGCCGCCTCTCCTTCGCCGGCCTCGGTCCCTTCCGCGCCGAGCAGGAGATCGACTTCGACCGCCTGGAGGACGTGGGGATCTACCTCATCGCCGGGCGCACCGGCGCGGGCAAGTCGACGATCCTCGACGCGATCAGCTTCGCCCTCTACGGCTCGGTGCCGCGCTTCGACGGCACGGCCACGCGGCTCCGGAGCGACCACAGCGCGCCCGAGGACGAGACGTTCGCCGAGCTCGACTTCGAGGCGGCGGGGCGGCTCTACCGGGTCCGCCGCTCGCCGGAGTACGAGCGGCCGGCCAAGCGCGGCGGCGGCACCACGCGCCAGTCCGCGAAGGTCGCGCTGCTCGAACGGGTCGACGGCGAGTGGCGGGGGCTCTCCTCCAGTGCACGCGAGACGGGGACCGACATCGGCCGGATCGTCGGGCTGACCAAGGACCAGTTCCTGCAGGTGATCCTGCTGGCGCAGAACCGCTTCCACGAGTTCCTGCTGGCGAAGAACGACGACCGGCAGCGCCTGCTCCGCACGCTCTTCGCGACCGAGCGCTACGACCTGCTGCGCCGGCGCCTCGTCGAGCAACGCCACGAGAGCGGAGCCGCGCTCGAGGAGGAGCGCGCGGCCGTCACGGCGCTGGCCGACGAGGCCGTGCGCCTCGCGGGCGACGAGGAGCCCGCACCGGCGGTGCTCGACACGGACTGGTTCCGCTCCCTGGTGACCCGGCTCGACCCTCACCTCGCTCTCGCTCGGGACGAGGTGGCGGCGGCCGACGCCGCGAGCCGCGCGGCCGAGACCGCCCGGGACGAGGCGCGGCTGGTGAAGCGGGCGCAGGACCGCCGCCGGAGCGCACTGATCGAGGCCGAGGAGCTGGCGGTCGCCGAGTCGCTCGTCGTCCGGGAGCGCGAGCGGATCGAGCGGGCCCGGCGGGCCGAGGGCGTGCTGCCGCTGCTCAAGGGCGCGCGCTCGGCGGCCGAGAGGTCGGCCGCCGCCGACCGGAGCCGCGACAGCGCAGCCGAGGCCTTCACGGCCGCCCTCGACGAGCCCGCGGATCGGGCCGCCGCCGCCCAGGCCGCCGAGCGCCTCGCCGCGACGCTCGGCGCGCTGACCGAGGCCCTCGCCGACGAGCGCACGCTGCCGGAGGCGGTCCGCCTCGCCGAGCGGACCGTGACGGCGCGGGAGCGGTCCGCCGCCGCGCTGGCGGTCCTCGATCGCGAGCTCCGGGCGCTGCCCGCCCTGCTCGACGCTCTCTCCGCGGAGGAGGACGCCCTCGCTCCGGACGCGTCGGCGCTGCCGGCCCGCTCCGAGGAGCTGGCCTCGCTCGAGCGCCGGATCCGAGCCGCCGCCGAGCGCGCGAGTGCCGCGACCGCGCTCGATCGCCTCCGCACCGCCCACGCCGAGACGGCCCGGGCGCACGGCGTCCGCGCCGCCGAGCACGCCGAGCTGGTCGCCCGCCGCTTCGCGGGCTTCGCCGGCGAGCTGGCCGGAGCGCTCGTTCCCGGCGACCCCTGCCCCGTCTGCGGCTCCTGCGAGCACCCGCGCCCCGCCGAGCACGGCGAGCTTCCGCCCGTCGGCACCGCTGAGATCGAGAAGGCGCGCACCGCCGTCGATCGCGCCGCCGCCGCGATGGACGCCGCCCGCGCGGCCGAGAGCGCAGGAGCGCTCGCCCTGGCCGCCCTGGAGGAGCGGGCCGGCAGCACGAGCGCCGAGGAGCTCCGGGCCGCCCGCGTCGAGGCCGAGCACCGCCTCGCCGGTTCCCGGAGCGCCGCGACCCGGCTCGAGAAGCTGCGGCGCGAGCGGTCCACCCTCCGCGTCCGGAGCGAGGAGCTGGCGTCCGCCCTCGAGACCGCCCGCGTCGGGCACCAGCGCCTCAGCTCCGACGAGGCCCTCGCCGCCGAGGCGCTGCGCCTCCTGCGCGAGCGGATCGACGCCCACCGCGACGGCGCCGCGAGCATCGCCGAGCGCGTGGCCGCGATCACCGAGCGGCGCCGCCTGGCCGAGGCGCTCGTCGAGTCCGAGGACGCGGCGACCGCCCGCCGCGAGGCCGCCGAGGCCGCCGGGATCCAGCTCGCCGAGGTGGTCGGCGACCGCGGCTTCGCGAGCGCGGAGGACGCCGAGTCCGCCGCTCTGACCTCGGGCGAGCGCGCCCGCGCCGAGGCCGTGGTCGCCGAGCACGAGCGCCGCCGCAGCGCCGTCGAGTCGGTGCTGGCCGACCCCGAGCTGGCGGGACTGCCGACCGCACCCGTCGACCTGGCCGCGGCGGAGGAGGAGGTGCGCGCCGCCTCCGCCCGCCGCGACGACGCCCGGTCGCGGCACTCCGTGCTCGAGCACCGGTCCGCGCGGCTGGGCGAGCTGGCCGGCCGGGCCGAGGAGCGCCTGCGCACCCTCGACGAGCGCCTGCGCCGGCACGAGGAGCTGCGCGCCCTCGCGGAGACGATCGACGGCCGCGGGCAGAACACCCGCCGGATGGACCTCGAGGCGTTCGCCCTCGCCGGCCGGCTCGAGGAGATCGTCGCCGCCGCGAACCTCCGCCTGGGCGCGATGACGAGCGGCCGCTACGCCCTCGTGCACGACGACTCGCTCGCCTACCGCGGCGCCGCCTCCGGCCTCGGGATCGACGTGCTCGACGCGTTCACCGGCGCCCGCCGCCAGCCCGCGTCGCTCTCCGGCGGCGAGACGTTCCTCGCCTCGCTCGCCCTCGCCCTCGGCCTGGCCGATGTGGTGACGATGCAGTCCGGCGGCGTCTCGCTCGAGACGATGTTCATCGACGAGGGCTTCGGCTCGCTCGACGCCGAGACGCTCGAGACGGCGCTCGGCACCCTCGACGCGCTGCGCTCCGGGGGCCGCACCATCGGCCTGATCAGCCACGTCGACGCGATGCGCGAGCGACTGCCGACCGGCCTGCGGGTCGTCGTCAGCGACCGCGGCGACAGCACGATCGCGACGACCTGA
- a CDS encoding exonuclease SbcCD subunit D, with protein MKLLHTSDWHIGRTFHGHSSVAALGLVLEALVETVRAEGVDVVLVAGDVFDSAVPAAEHYTLLTRTLEAIRAAGAEVVLTSGNHDSPARLGFQAGLLRGSGVHVLTDPERCTEPVVLRDEHGEVGVYGIPFLEPALYRHRHPEESLRRHEDVLAFAMHRIRADAEAAGRRWVVLAHCFAVGAPAATVERDITAGGLDYVSVDHFAAADYAALGHIHGRAELLPSVRYSGAPLHYSFGEAAKPRGGWLVELGADGLGEVRWSALPVPRRLSVIEGTLAELLSDPSLAEYEPDWVSAVLTDEVRPLDAMARLQSRFPGCATLEHRPPHAAVDERRYAERIRGRSDVEVIDDFLAHVRGGHGASETERALALDALAAVDAEALR; from the coding sequence GTGAAGCTCCTGCACACCTCCGACTGGCACATCGGCCGCACCTTCCACGGCCACTCGAGCGTCGCGGCGCTCGGCCTCGTGCTCGAGGCGCTGGTCGAGACGGTGCGCGCCGAGGGGGTCGACGTCGTGCTCGTCGCGGGCGACGTCTTCGACTCCGCGGTGCCGGCGGCCGAGCACTACACGCTGCTCACGCGGACGCTCGAGGCGATCCGCGCGGCCGGCGCCGAGGTCGTGCTGACCAGCGGCAACCACGACTCCCCCGCCCGGCTGGGCTTCCAGGCCGGGCTGCTGCGCGGATCCGGCGTGCACGTGCTGACCGATCCGGAGCGCTGCACCGAGCCGGTCGTGCTGCGCGACGAGCACGGGGAGGTCGGCGTCTACGGGATCCCGTTCCTCGAGCCGGCCCTCTACCGGCACCGGCACCCGGAGGAGTCGCTGCGCCGCCACGAGGACGTGCTCGCCTTCGCGATGCACCGCATCCGCGCCGACGCCGAGGCGGCCGGGCGGCGCTGGGTCGTGCTCGCGCACTGCTTCGCCGTCGGCGCCCCGGCCGCCACCGTCGAGCGCGACATCACCGCGGGCGGGCTCGACTACGTCTCGGTCGACCACTTCGCGGCGGCCGACTACGCCGCGCTCGGGCACATCCACGGGCGGGCGGAGCTGCTGCCGAGCGTCCGCTACTCCGGCGCTCCCCTGCACTACTCCTTCGGCGAGGCGGCCAAGCCGCGCGGCGGCTGGCTGGTCGAGCTCGGCGCCGACGGACTCGGCGAGGTGCGCTGGTCCGCGCTGCCCGTGCCGCGGCGGCTCAGCGTGATCGAGGGGACGCTGGCCGAGCTGCTGAGCGACCCGTCGCTCGCGGAGTACGAGCCGGACTGGGTCTCGGCGGTGCTCACCGACGAGGTGCGCCCGCTCGACGCGATGGCGCGGCTGCAGTCCCGCTTCCCCGGCTGCGCGACGCTCGAGCACCGGCCGCCGCACGCCGCGGTCGACGAGCGGCGCTACGCCGAGCGGATCCGCGGGCGCAGCGACGTCGAGGTGATCGACGACTTCCTCGCGCACGTCCGCGGTGGGCACGGCGCGAGCGAGACCGAGCGCGCGCTCGCACTGGACGCCCTCGCGGCCGTCGACGCCGAGGCGCTGCGGTGA
- a CDS encoding magnesium and cobalt transport protein CorA yields the protein MKLPRVPSTLLGLGSRTRAAAEDTGPIERIRREEEPARRSTVDNAIYQDGRRIVSPHSIPEALAALQKLPDAMAWIGLYRPTEAELAALEDEFSMHPLAIEDAISAHQRPKLERYGSDMFVVLRAASYADQREEVDFGELHLFVGPNFVVTVRHSEKPDLSLVRRRMEADPELLRKGPVAVLYAILDAVVDQYSPVVAGLENDIDEIEAQVFEGDPAVSRRIYELSQEVLDFQRATRPLTGMLGRLVTDFEVFREDVELRRYLRDVADHVAVVDERIEGFRTTLREILAVNATLVAQRQNEDMKKLAEAGNQQNDEVKRISAWAAIFFAPTMISSVYGMNFDAMPELHLAWGYPAALGLMVASSVVLHRLFKRWGWL from the coding sequence ATGAAGCTGCCCCGAGTGCCCTCGACCCTCCTCGGCCTCGGCTCGCGCACCCGCGCGGCCGCCGAGGACACCGGTCCGATCGAGCGGATCCGCCGCGAGGAGGAGCCCGCCCGCCGGAGCACCGTCGACAACGCGATCTACCAGGACGGGCGGCGGATCGTCTCGCCGCACAGCATCCCGGAGGCGCTCGCCGCGCTGCAGAAGCTGCCCGACGCGATGGCCTGGATCGGCCTCTACCGCCCCACCGAGGCCGAGCTCGCCGCCCTCGAGGACGAGTTCTCGATGCACCCCCTCGCGATCGAGGACGCGATCAGCGCGCATCAGCGCCCCAAGCTCGAGCGCTACGGCTCCGACATGTTCGTGGTGCTGCGCGCCGCGAGCTACGCGGACCAGCGCGAGGAGGTCGACTTCGGCGAGCTGCACCTCTTCGTCGGCCCGAACTTCGTCGTCACCGTGCGCCACTCCGAGAAGCCCGACCTCTCCCTGGTCCGGCGCCGGATGGAGGCCGACCCCGAGCTGCTGCGCAAGGGCCCGGTCGCCGTGCTCTACGCGATCCTGGACGCGGTCGTCGACCAGTACTCGCCGGTGGTCGCGGGTCTCGAGAACGACATCGACGAGATCGAGGCCCAGGTCTTCGAGGGCGACCCGGCCGTGTCGCGGCGCATCTACGAGCTGTCCCAGGAGGTGCTCGACTTCCAGCGCGCGACCCGCCCGCTGACCGGCATGCTCGGCCGCCTGGTGACCGACTTCGAGGTCTTCCGCGAGGACGTCGAGCTGCGGCGCTACCTCCGCGACGTCGCCGACCACGTCGCCGTCGTCGACGAGCGGATCGAGGGCTTCCGCACCACGCTGCGCGAGATCCTCGCGGTGAACGCGACGCTCGTCGCCCAGCGCCAGAACGAGGACATGAAGAAGCTCGCGGAGGCGGGCAACCAGCAGAACGACGAGGTCAAGCGGATCTCCGCCTGGGCCGCCATCTTCTTCGCACCGACCATGATCTCCAGCGTCTACGGCATGAACTTCGACGCGATGCCCGAGCTGCACCTGGCCTGGGGCTACCCGGCGGCGCTCGGGCTGATGGTCGCCTCCAGCGTCGTCCTGCACCGGCTGTTCAAGCGCTGGGGCTGGCTCTGA
- the thiE gene encoding thiamine phosphate synthase, with the protein MIDLSLHLVTDTRLCGPRGVAAVVAAAVAGGVRVVQVRDHEAAAAELVALTCAVAAVLDERTTLLVDDRVDVVLAARLAGARVDGVHVGQSDLPVLAARSILGPGAVVGLTANTPAHLAAAHALPAGTVDYLGVGVIRATATKPDHPVPLGIDGFAALAAATPLPCVAIGGVTADDAAALRRAGAAGLAIVSAICAADDPGAAARRFRAEWDR; encoded by the coding sequence ATGATCGACCTCTCGCTCCACCTCGTCACCGACACCCGCCTCTGCGGACCGCGGGGAGTCGCGGCCGTGGTCGCTGCCGCCGTCGCGGGCGGCGTCCGCGTCGTCCAGGTCCGCGACCACGAGGCGGCCGCTGCCGAGCTCGTCGCCCTCACCTGCGCCGTCGCCGCCGTGCTCGACGAGCGCACCACGCTCCTGGTCGACGACCGCGTCGACGTCGTCCTCGCCGCCCGCCTGGCCGGCGCCCGGGTCGACGGCGTGCATGTCGGGCAATCGGACCTGCCGGTCCTCGCCGCACGCAGCATCCTCGGCCCGGGCGCCGTGGTCGGTCTCACGGCGAACACCCCGGCGCACCTCGCCGCGGCGCACGCCCTGCCCGCCGGCACCGTGGACTACCTCGGCGTCGGCGTGATCCGGGCCACGGCGACCAAGCCCGACCACCCCGTCCCGCTCGGGATCGACGGCTTCGCCGCCCTCGCCGCCGCGACTCCGCTCCCCTGCGTGGCCATCGGCGGCGTCACCGCCGACGACGCCGCGGCCCTGCGCCGGGCCGGCGCGGCCGGTCTCGCGATCGTCTCGGCGATCTGCGCCGCTGACGACCCGGGGGCCGCCGCACGCCGCTTCCGGGCGGAGTGGGACCGATGA